One genomic window of Corallococcus exiguus includes the following:
- a CDS encoding patatin-like phospholipase family protein, with protein MARTFACVLLLVASGASAQSFNSLQAAAAKAVSLTVSGGVSLGTYEAGFLYYSGTSSQGERAVDLRLVTGASAGSLNALLAIMATCGVDASTPGQSLFWDIWVPIGFNDLFIPTSTMPLGVFSREALERRASHIEQAWNRGLDRSCDVVLGVSTTRLSPRALQAANGRLDLPRLEEKFAIRIQGRGDGRPPRATNYTTREGRRLELLLETDEQGEIPFANLRELLLASMSFPIAFPPQPLRTCAPKASAKPGVCLPSEAKRDLFIDGGVFDNTPLRLAVGLARDGLRETADGKLEWRPIPNPDVRTTPPGIAFAFIDPDATEYPVAPPAQTGTGPASLPGTLAEILAAFVDTARSKELAMLLEEEPEIAKRLTLPRRHFPAAGAPLFAFLGFFERSFRVFDFYLGMYDARRMMDDAFREGRTQAERPGAAGMDGIGGWQPFACMSAVYDSLPSAEQACQGEALEDFRALLQMSLDQLYDACSKSAATVPPGTWRNAHCDRAIEGQPPPHVPGLRPNTWPDWKQSKDESELAYSMRLLGAYGFGFRDLGVPKGQGDQAVLRIRHALGDAAIRLAAVQPPADKPTVRFASKLALDSISYEPQRMSLHITMGPTESELGLSVGASKMPLSSGLRFAGALGFRGLEDVLSSGSSSDPFGVVLAGGLEFQPRSEQTFLSQSRLALRAGWLFSANDDYGTNVCRDGGASHVTACSRPVVQALVGITFLEFLRAQVVGEWFPGTNSRKTLWSVAPGIGLELGL; from the coding sequence ATGGCCCGCACCTTCGCTTGCGTGCTGCTCCTGGTCGCATCGGGCGCGAGTGCTCAGTCGTTCAACTCGCTACAAGCCGCAGCGGCGAAGGCCGTGTCGCTCACCGTGAGTGGAGGCGTGTCCCTGGGCACGTATGAGGCCGGTTTCCTCTACTACTCAGGGACGTCCTCCCAGGGGGAACGAGCCGTGGATCTGCGGCTCGTCACAGGCGCCTCCGCGGGAAGCCTCAATGCCTTGCTGGCGATCATGGCGACTTGTGGCGTGGATGCGTCCACGCCGGGCCAATCGTTGTTCTGGGACATCTGGGTTCCCATCGGGTTCAACGATCTCTTCATTCCGACATCGACGATGCCGCTCGGAGTCTTTTCCCGGGAGGCACTGGAACGGCGCGCCTCCCATATCGAACAGGCCTGGAACCGAGGCCTGGACCGCTCATGCGACGTAGTGCTCGGAGTTTCAACGACGCGCCTTTCACCTCGTGCCCTTCAGGCCGCGAACGGACGGCTCGACCTGCCTCGGCTTGAAGAGAAGTTCGCCATCCGCATCCAGGGACGCGGGGATGGGCGCCCTCCTCGCGCGACCAACTACACCACGCGCGAAGGCCGACGCCTGGAACTGCTGCTTGAGACGGACGAGCAGGGGGAAATCCCCTTCGCGAACCTGCGCGAATTGCTGCTCGCGTCCATGTCCTTCCCCATCGCGTTCCCGCCCCAACCCCTGCGAACCTGCGCGCCGAAGGCCTCCGCGAAACCGGGGGTCTGTCTGCCTTCAGAGGCGAAGCGAGACCTCTTCATCGATGGCGGCGTCTTCGACAACACGCCTCTGCGTCTGGCCGTGGGGCTCGCCCGTGATGGCCTTCGCGAAACCGCGGACGGAAAGCTGGAGTGGCGTCCCATTCCAAATCCGGATGTGCGCACGACGCCTCCCGGCATCGCCTTCGCATTCATCGACCCGGACGCCACCGAGTACCCGGTCGCACCGCCTGCACAAACCGGTACGGGACCTGCGTCCCTGCCGGGAACACTCGCGGAGATCCTGGCGGCGTTCGTGGATACGGCGCGCTCCAAGGAACTGGCCATGCTCCTGGAGGAGGAGCCGGAGATTGCCAAGCGACTCACCCTGCCCCGCCGACACTTCCCCGCTGCCGGTGCGCCCCTCTTCGCGTTCCTGGGCTTCTTTGAACGAAGCTTCCGTGTCTTTGATTTCTACCTGGGCATGTATGACGCCCGGCGGATGATGGATGACGCGTTCCGGGAAGGTCGGACGCAGGCAGAGCGACCTGGTGCGGCGGGAATGGATGGCATTGGCGGATGGCAGCCCTTTGCATGCATGAGCGCCGTCTATGACTCCTTGCCGAGCGCGGAGCAGGCGTGTCAGGGCGAAGCGTTGGAGGACTTCCGGGCGTTGCTACAGATGTCCTTGGACCAGCTCTACGACGCCTGTAGCAAGTCCGCCGCGACAGTTCCGCCGGGTACTTGGCGCAACGCGCACTGTGACCGGGCCATCGAGGGCCAGCCGCCGCCCCATGTCCCGGGCCTCCGGCCCAACACATGGCCGGACTGGAAGCAGAGCAAGGACGAGTCCGAGCTTGCGTATTCGATGCGGCTGCTGGGGGCCTATGGCTTCGGGTTCCGGGACCTTGGCGTCCCGAAGGGACAAGGAGACCAGGCCGTCCTGCGCATCCGCCACGCGCTGGGTGACGCGGCCATCCGGCTCGCGGCGGTGCAGCCTCCAGCCGACAAGCCCACGGTCCGCTTCGCCAGCAAGCTCGCTTTGGACAGCATCAGCTACGAGCCCCAGCGCATGTCGCTGCACATCACGATGGGGCCCACGGAGAGCGAGTTGGGCTTGAGCGTCGGGGCCTCCAAGATGCCGCTGTCGTCCGGGCTCCGGTTCGCGGGTGCGCTCGGATTCCGGGGACTCGAGGACGTCCTGTCCTCCGGCAGCAGCAGCGATCCCTTTGGGGTGGTCCTCGCGGGAGGGCTGGAGTTCCAGCCTCGCTCGGAGCAGACCTTCCTCTCGCAAAGCCGCCTCGCGCTTCGCGCCGGATGGTTGTTCAGCGCGAACGACGACTACGGGACGAACGTCTGCAGGGACGGAGGCGCCAGCCATGTGACCGCGTGCTCACGGCCCGTGGTCCAGGCGCTCGTGGGCATCACCTTCCTGGAGTTCCTCCGGGCCCAGGTAGTCGGTGAGTGGTTCCCAGGAACCAACTCCCGCAAGACGCTCTGGTCCGTGGCCCCGGGCATTGGCTTGGAGCTTGGGCTCTAA
- a CDS encoding DEAD/DEAH box helicase: MTNPFQDRQIQIDDNKYIRIPQREAFQSLVDFASEDPDGNREAGIILPVGCGKSGCITLTPFAFGARRTLVVAPGLAIAQQLEKGFDPANEEMFYRKCKVLDGAPYPEPAYIRGDEVNLADLQEAHVVITNIQQLQGGEENRWLKKLPSDFFDLILFDEGHHSVAESWTALKTKFPHANIVNFSATPLRADGQIMAGRVIYSYPIFRAIAAGYVKKLKAVQLNPRTLRYVRREDNKEIDVSLDEVRRLGEDDADFRRSIVTSRETLGTIVDASIQELKRLRDETNESRLKIIASALNYEHCAQVVAAYRERGLKADFVHSIEGGPANDRVMNKLARHQIDVIVQVRKLGEGFDHPYLAVAAVLSIFSNLSPFVQFVGRVMRVIKQDAPGDPVNHGVVVFHAGANIARRWEDFRSFTEADQSYFDQLLPIEDFDPADSRGQKEFNPVPDAPEAESGYPADVEIRAQSDVSLEEIPLLKNTTAAEALRVLKAEGFTVDQIAVAFRALESTPTTKVRARQAKRAQLDARVMNTAARLLAERKINPQGRELDKQRLKRTNLVVLKSAIDKKINAAVDRGTGQRGELSRIELERIESQFEDLVAAAINEVFNGPS, from the coding sequence ATGACCAATCCATTTCAAGACAGGCAGATCCAGATCGACGACAACAAATACATTCGCATACCACAGCGCGAAGCATTCCAAAGCCTCGTCGATTTCGCAAGCGAAGACCCAGACGGAAACCGCGAGGCGGGAATTATCCTTCCGGTCGGCTGTGGGAAATCCGGATGCATTACGCTTACGCCATTTGCGTTTGGCGCCCGCCGAACCCTGGTTGTCGCTCCAGGTCTAGCAATCGCGCAGCAACTCGAAAAAGGATTTGATCCTGCAAATGAGGAGATGTTCTACCGAAAGTGCAAAGTACTTGACGGCGCCCCATACCCGGAACCGGCCTACATCCGAGGGGACGAGGTAAATCTAGCGGATCTTCAAGAGGCACACGTCGTCATCACGAACATCCAGCAACTACAGGGTGGTGAAGAGAACCGATGGCTGAAAAAACTACCTTCGGATTTCTTCGACCTGATTCTCTTTGATGAAGGCCACCACAGCGTTGCCGAAAGCTGGACAGCACTCAAGACCAAATTTCCGCACGCAAATATCGTTAACTTCAGCGCGACACCGCTGCGTGCAGACGGCCAAATCATGGCCGGCCGAGTCATTTACTCATACCCAATATTTCGGGCAATCGCGGCAGGCTACGTAAAGAAGCTCAAAGCCGTCCAATTGAACCCTCGCACACTGCGCTACGTCCGGCGAGAAGACAACAAGGAAATCGACGTAAGTCTTGACGAAGTCCGACGCCTTGGAGAGGACGACGCAGACTTCCGCCGCAGCATCGTTACCTCAAGGGAAACCCTGGGCACAATTGTCGACGCATCCATCCAGGAACTGAAACGGCTTCGAGACGAAACAAATGAGTCTCGGCTTAAGATTATCGCCTCAGCCCTAAACTACGAGCATTGCGCACAAGTTGTAGCCGCCTACCGAGAGCGAGGACTGAAAGCTGATTTCGTCCACTCAATCGAGGGAGGTCCTGCAAACGACCGCGTCATGAACAAGCTCGCAAGACACCAAATTGACGTCATAGTTCAGGTGCGAAAACTGGGGGAGGGGTTTGATCATCCATACTTGGCAGTAGCCGCAGTCCTCAGCATCTTCAGCAACCTCTCGCCGTTTGTTCAATTTGTTGGACGCGTCATGCGCGTAATCAAGCAGGATGCTCCTGGCGACCCCGTCAACCACGGCGTTGTAGTCTTTCACGCAGGCGCCAACATCGCTCGCCGGTGGGAGGACTTTCGCAGCTTTACCGAAGCAGACCAAAGCTACTTCGATCAGCTGCTTCCAATCGAAGACTTCGATCCCGCGGACTCACGAGGACAAAAGGAATTCAATCCAGTACCGGACGCCCCTGAAGCGGAATCGGGTTACCCAGCTGACGTCGAGATTCGCGCTCAGTCAGACGTTTCTCTTGAAGAGATCCCTCTACTAAAGAACACCACAGCCGCAGAGGCGCTTCGGGTTCTCAAAGCAGAGGGATTTACAGTTGATCAAATCGCCGTTGCCTTTCGCGCACTTGAATCGACTCCAACCACCAAGGTGCGCGCGCGACAGGCAAAACGCGCACAGCTTGATGCGCGGGTCATGAACACCGCAGCAAGGCTACTGGCCGAAAGGAAAATAAACCCGCAAGGGCGAGAGCTTGACAAACAGCGACTAAAGAGAACAAACCTAGTCGTTCTGAAGTCAGCCATCGACAAGAAAATCAATGCCGCCGTCGACAGAGGCACTGGACAACGCGGAGAGCTGTCTCGGATCGAGCTGGAGAGAATCGAGAGTCAGTTCGAAGATCTAGTAGCCGCTGCGATTAACGAGGTGTTTAATGGGCCGTCTTAA
- a CDS encoding IS630 family transposase, with protein sequence MKKRALPQGRQQLRLRCPDRRRLIRWGERTGCPLTLRRCLAVAKVASGQSRAQAARQLLCATSTVVSAVQRFQKSGREGLSDGRAQNGQRKVDERFRRTLCRVLEGTPQQSGWRRTTWTRELLVREVERRGRVRVSPATMGRALASVGAQRRRPRPVVRCPWPERRRRRRLWQLKCRVAFARPDEPVLFEDEMDVHLNPKIGPDWTLPGQRREVVTPGNNQKRFVAGALDARTARVTWVRGEKKTSALFIDLVRAVDAAYPRAKRLHFILDNAATHSSKKTQKALEALGARLVLHFLPPYCPEGNRIERLWWDVHANVTRNHRCKKMEALMTEVDAYLDARNTQKSASPLLRVASARRAA encoded by the coding sequence ATGAAGAAGCGAGCCCTGCCTCAGGGAAGGCAACAGCTACGCCTGCGATGTCCTGACCGCAGGCGGCTGATTCGCTGGGGAGAGAGGACTGGTTGCCCGCTCACCCTGCGGCGGTGCCTGGCGGTAGCGAAGGTGGCCAGTGGGCAGTCACGGGCGCAAGCCGCGCGGCAGCTGTTGTGCGCCACGTCGACGGTAGTGTCCGCGGTTCAGCGCTTCCAGAAATCAGGCCGAGAAGGCCTCTCGGACGGGCGCGCTCAGAATGGGCAGCGCAAAGTGGACGAGAGATTCCGGCGGACGTTGTGCCGGGTGCTGGAAGGCACGCCACAGCAGTCCGGTTGGCGGCGCACGACGTGGACGCGCGAGTTGCTGGTCCGTGAGGTGGAGAGGCGAGGCCGGGTACGCGTCTCGCCCGCGACGATGGGACGCGCCTTGGCCTCGGTGGGAGCCCAGAGAAGGCGTCCGCGTCCCGTGGTGCGCTGCCCTTGGCCGGAGCGCAGACGCCGACGGCGCCTCTGGCAGCTGAAATGCCGTGTAGCTTTCGCTCGGCCCGACGAGCCCGTGCTTTTCGAGGATGAGATGGACGTGCACCTCAATCCGAAAATCGGTCCCGACTGGACGTTGCCTGGACAGCGTAGAGAGGTCGTCACTCCCGGCAACAACCAGAAGCGTTTCGTGGCGGGGGCGCTGGATGCGCGCACAGCCCGGGTGACTTGGGTGCGGGGGGAGAAGAAGACGAGTGCTCTCTTCATCGACCTGGTGCGCGCCGTGGACGCCGCCTATCCCAGAGCGAAGCGTCTGCATTTCATCCTCGATAATGCCGCCACCCACTCCAGCAAGAAGACGCAGAAGGCGCTGGAGGCACTGGGGGCGCGGCTGGTGCTGCACTTCCTGCCGCCGTACTGCCCGGAGGGCAACCGCATCGAGCGCCTGTGGTGGGACGTGCACGCCAACGTCACCCGCAACCATCGCTGCAAGAAGATGGAGGCGCTCATGACCGAGGTGGACGCCTACCTCGACGCGCGGAACACCCAGAAGTCCGCCAGTCCCTTGCTGCGCGTCGCCTCTGCTCGACGCGCAGCTTGA
- a CDS encoding MFS transporter, whose translation MKPNAPLLALAVGAFGIGVTEFAPMGMLPVIAADLGVSIPAAGLLVSAYAFGVLVGAPVMTLTTGRVPRRTLLVGLMGIFTLGNLLSALAPEYWTLMAARVVTSFNHGAFFGVGSIVAASVVAPNRRAGAVAAMFMGLTVANITGVPLAAWAGESLGWRASFWGIAGLGALAMIALRLTLPHGQVERSSDNGAMKAELAVLRRGPVLAALALTVIGSSAMFTVFTYIAPILKERTLASTGFVTAMLVTYGLGLTIGNWLGGRFADRSVDRTLIVTLAGLATLLVVFAGIMPWQAPAAVVIFLWGVASFALVPPLQMRVMTAASDAPNLASAMNIGAFNLGNAIGAALGGAVIGLNLGYPAVALAGAAMAGSGLILVLLLVRREARVVEPLPARC comes from the coding sequence ATGAAGCCCAACGCTCCTCTTCTTGCTCTGGCGGTCGGCGCTTTCGGTATCGGGGTCACGGAGTTCGCGCCCATGGGCATGCTGCCTGTGATCGCCGCGGACCTCGGCGTCTCCATCCCGGCGGCGGGTTTGTTGGTCAGCGCCTACGCCTTCGGGGTCCTGGTCGGTGCGCCGGTGATGACCTTGACGACCGGCCGGGTGCCGCGCCGGACCCTGCTGGTCGGCCTGATGGGCATCTTCACCCTGGGCAATCTGCTGTCCGCGCTCGCGCCGGAGTACTGGACCCTGATGGCGGCCCGGGTGGTGACGTCGTTCAACCACGGCGCCTTCTTCGGGGTGGGCTCCATCGTTGCGGCCAGCGTGGTCGCGCCCAACAGGCGGGCGGGCGCCGTCGCGGCCATGTTCATGGGCCTGACGGTCGCCAACATCACCGGCGTTCCCCTGGCCGCGTGGGCCGGCGAGAGCCTGGGCTGGCGCGCCTCCTTCTGGGGCATCGCGGGTCTGGGCGCCCTGGCGATGATCGCGCTTCGCTTGACCCTTCCGCACGGCCAGGTCGAGCGCTCGTCCGACAACGGCGCCATGAAGGCCGAATTGGCGGTGCTCCGACGCGGCCCTGTCCTGGCCGCCCTGGCCCTGACGGTGATCGGCTCCAGCGCCATGTTCACCGTCTTCACCTACATCGCTCCGATTCTGAAGGAGCGGACTTTGGCCTCGACCGGTTTCGTCACCGCCATGCTGGTGACCTATGGACTGGGGCTGACGATTGGTAACTGGCTGGGGGGCCGCTTCGCCGACAGGTCGGTGGACCGGACCTTGATTGTCACCCTGGCAGGTCTCGCCACACTGCTGGTGGTATTCGCTGGGATCATGCCGTGGCAGGCGCCTGCCGCAGTGGTGATCTTCCTCTGGGGTGTGGCGAGCTTCGCTCTGGTGCCACCGCTGCAGATGCGGGTGATGACCGCCGCCAGCGACGCGCCGAACCTGGCTTCGGCCATGAACATCGGAGCCTTCAACCTGGGCAACGCCATTGGCGCGGCCCTCGGTGGGGCGGTCATTGGCCTCAACCTCGGCTATCCGGCCGTGGCTCTGGCCGGGGCGGCGATGGCTGGATCAGGTCTCATCCTGGTCTTGTTGCTGGTTCGCCGAGAGGCACGCGTGGTCGAGCCGCTCCCGGCGCGCTGCTGA